In Trichocoleus desertorum NBK24, the following are encoded in one genomic region:
- a CDS encoding ferredoxin family protein has product MPHTIVTNTCEGVADCVDACPVACIHEGPGKNTKGTDWYWIDFTTCIDCGICLQVCPVEGAIVPEERPDLQKTP; this is encoded by the coding sequence GTGCCACATACGATTGTTACGAATACTTGTGAAGGCGTTGCCGATTGTGTAGATGCTTGCCCGGTGGCCTGTATTCACGAAGGGCCTGGTAAGAATACGAAAGGTACTGATTGGTATTGGATTGATTTCACGACCTGCATTGATTGTGGGATTTGTTTGCAGGTTTGTCCGGTGGAGGGGGCGATCGTGCCGGAGGAGCGGCCTGATTTGCAGAAGACTCCTTAA
- a CDS encoding ATP phosphoribosyltransferase regulatory subunit encodes MVYQPPAGARDLLPLDVAQKRWIEKHLQQVFHRWGYHRIITSTLERLDTLMAGGAVQRSTVIQVQDAENEVLGLRPELTASIARAAVTRMAGATYPQRLYYNANVFRRAAQANHNRQQEFYQAGVELLGGGGLVADAEILLLLADCLKTLRIAPWHLVLGEAGLTRSLLSPFPSHLQDTVRQAIAHLDRIALETLPLSPELRERALFLVDLRGRPTDVLQKVSSLDLDTSQRQAVNNLKSLVELLSDSFAEQPGQSPLILDLSLIQTFDYYTGIVFEVVSEAETGQRVLGQGGRYDQLLGLYHPQGETYPGIGFSLNIEDLHQVLLPTDQLPQETPHSDWLVVPESAQAYTAAFAYAQKLRESAELVRVEVDLGDRQSPEAVREYARDRRITQLVWIKADGSAEVESLT; translated from the coding sequence ATGGTTTATCAACCACCTGCTGGAGCTAGGGATCTCCTGCCACTTGATGTGGCTCAAAAGCGCTGGATTGAGAAGCACCTACAGCAGGTGTTTCATCGCTGGGGCTATCACCGCATTATTACTTCAACCTTAGAGCGACTGGATACCCTAATGGCGGGGGGAGCGGTGCAGCGCTCTACGGTGATCCAAGTCCAAGATGCCGAAAATGAAGTGTTGGGGCTGCGTCCGGAGCTGACTGCTTCGATCGCGCGGGCGGCAGTGACTCGGATGGCGGGTGCCACCTATCCCCAAAGGCTCTACTACAATGCCAATGTGTTTCGGCGAGCGGCTCAAGCCAATCACAACCGTCAGCAGGAGTTTTACCAGGCGGGTGTGGAGTTGTTGGGCGGTGGCGGCTTAGTGGCAGATGCTGAAATTCTGCTTTTGCTGGCTGATTGCCTAAAAACTCTCCGCATCGCTCCGTGGCATTTGGTCCTAGGGGAAGCAGGACTGACGCGATCGCTCCTGTCGCCGTTTCCGAGCCATTTGCAAGACACAGTGCGGCAGGCGATCGCTCATTTAGACCGCATTGCTCTAGAAACTCTACCCCTCTCGCCAGAACTGCGGGAACGGGCGCTTTTCTTAGTGGATTTGCGAGGTCGCCCTACGGATGTGCTGCAAAAGGTGTCGAGTTTAGATTTGGATACAAGCCAGCGGCAAGCGGTCAACAACCTCAAGTCTTTGGTAGAGCTACTCAGTGATAGTTTTGCTGAACAGCCAGGGCAATCTCCGCTGATTCTCGACCTTAGCTTAATCCAAACTTTTGACTACTACACAGGCATTGTGTTTGAAGTGGTGAGTGAGGCGGAAACGGGGCAGCGTGTCCTGGGTCAGGGCGGGCGCTATGACCAGTTGTTAGGTCTCTATCATCCTCAGGGAGAAACGTATCCCGGTATTGGTTTCTCGCTCAACATTGAAGATTTACATCAAGTGCTGCTGCCGACTGATCAGTTGCCTCAAGAAACGCCTCACAGCGATTGGTTGGTGGTGCCAGAGAGCGCTCAAGCTTATACGGCGGCGTTTGCTTATGCCCAGAAGTTACGAGAGTCGGCTGAGTTGGTGCGAGTAGAGGTAGACTTGGGCGATCGCCAATCTCCAGAAGCGGTGCGGGAATATGCTCGCGATCGCCGAATTACTCAGTTGGTGTGGATCAAGGCGGATGGTTCTGCGGAAGTAGAATCTCTCACCTAG
- the truB gene encoding tRNA pseudouridine(55) synthase TruB produces the protein MQGFLNLNKPAGMTSHDCVAKLRRLLKQKRVGHGGTLDPAATGVLPVAIGRATRLLQFLRSDKAYRATVRLGVRTATDDLEGETLSAQAVPDLTLAAVQAALPQFQGKLQQIPPAYSAVQVEGRRLYSLARQGVPIEVQPRAVEVYGIEVLDWRSGDFPELDLAIACGPGTYIRAIARDLGEVLGVGGTLAALTRTESCGLTLANGLTFADLEAQLAAGTFEPIAPIDALQHLPVITLSPERARRWCWGQRVFQPLDQQLFQPVASDETSLTVRIHHEDGRFLGVSQQIQEPDGILLAPQMVLEPDS, from the coding sequence GTGCAAGGGTTTTTGAACTTAAACAAACCAGCGGGCATGACCTCCCATGATTGTGTGGCTAAGCTGCGTCGCCTGCTGAAGCAAAAGCGAGTCGGGCATGGCGGCACCCTTGATCCTGCAGCCACTGGAGTGCTGCCTGTGGCGATCGGACGAGCTACCCGTCTCCTACAATTTTTGCGATCGGATAAAGCGTATCGCGCCACCGTGCGGTTGGGAGTCAGGACTGCAACCGATGACCTAGAGGGAGAAACCTTGTCAGCGCAAGCAGTACCAGACTTAACCTTGGCAGCGGTGCAAGCAGCTCTACCCCAGTTTCAAGGCAAGTTGCAGCAGATTCCACCTGCTTACAGTGCCGTCCAAGTTGAAGGTCGGCGGCTTTATAGCTTAGCTCGCCAGGGAGTACCGATCGAAGTCCAACCCCGCGCTGTTGAAGTGTATGGAATTGAGGTGCTGGATTGGCGATCGGGCGACTTTCCCGAACTCGATTTGGCGATCGCTTGTGGCCCCGGCACCTATATCCGAGCGATCGCGCGAGACTTAGGTGAGGTGTTAGGCGTGGGAGGTACGTTAGCAGCCTTGACTCGCACCGAAAGTTGTGGCCTCACCTTAGCGAACGGTCTCACCTTTGCCGATTTAGAAGCGCAGTTAGCAGCAGGCACGTTTGAACCGATCGCACCTATAGATGCCTTGCAACATCTGCCCGTGATTACTCTCTCCCCTGAACGAGCAAGGCGTTGGTGTTGGGGACAACGGGTGTTTCAGCCTTTGGATCAGCAGTTATTTCAACCAGTGGCATCGGATGAAACGAGTTTGACAGTGCGGATTCATCACGAAGATGGCCGATTTTTGGGGGTATCCCAGCAGATTCAAGAACCAGATGGAATCCTCCTCGCGCCTCAGATGGTTCTGGAACCAGATTCGTAA
- a CDS encoding ABC transporter ATP-binding protein, translating into MSAAISLQNVYKTYSDRPVVQDLSLTIKSGEMFGLLGPNGAGKSTTIRMLTTLTKPSQGQIQIADFDVVRHAAQVKQRIGVVLQQTSVDGDLTVWENMEFHGRLHHIPNRVRQERIDRWLDYVELSDRRKDLVKTLSGGMKRRLQIARALLHEPEILFLDEPTVGLDPQTRRRLWEIIRDLNKQGMTMLLTTHYMDEVEYLCDRIGVMDAGKLIELGTLCELKQKYGEGLVMTQKGDKWDYQFFPDLEQANAYLDQQLNKTGMMVRPSNLEDIFVELTGRNLD; encoded by the coding sequence ATGTCTGCTGCAATCTCCCTGCAAAACGTCTACAAAACCTATAGCGATCGCCCGGTCGTTCAGGATCTTTCACTCACAATCAAATCAGGGGAGATGTTTGGCTTGCTCGGCCCCAATGGTGCAGGGAAATCCACCACGATTCGTATGTTGACGACGCTGACTAAGCCCAGCCAAGGCCAGATCCAAATCGCTGATTTTGATGTGGTGCGGCATGCCGCTCAGGTGAAGCAACGCATTGGTGTGGTGTTGCAGCAGACGAGTGTAGATGGCGACCTCACGGTTTGGGAGAACATGGAGTTTCATGGCCGTCTGCACCATATTCCCAATCGGGTACGTCAAGAACGAATCGATCGCTGGTTAGATTATGTAGAACTGAGCGATCGCCGGAAGGATTTGGTCAAAACCTTGTCAGGAGGGATGAAGCGACGTTTACAGATTGCCCGCGCCCTGCTGCATGAGCCAGAAATTCTGTTTCTCGACGAACCAACTGTCGGTCTAGATCCCCAAACCCGCCGCCGCCTCTGGGAAATCATCCGCGACTTGAATAAGCAGGGCATGACCATGCTGCTCACCACACACTACATGGATGAAGTGGAGTATCTGTGCGACCGCATTGGCGTCATGGATGCGGGCAAGCTGATTGAGTTGGGGACGCTCTGCGAACTTAAACAGAAATATGGTGAAGGCTTGGTCATGACCCAGAAAGGCGACAAATGGGATTACCAGTTCTTCCCTGACCTAGAGCAAGCCAACGCCTATCTTGATCAGCAACTAAACAAGACTGGTATGATGGTGCGACCTTCCAACTTAGAAGATATTTTTGTTGAATTGACAGGACGTAATCTGGATTGA
- a CDS encoding inositol monophosphatase family protein, translated as MSHPTPEQLQIFLDVATEAALAAGVILQDYWGHLEAIEEKGRPGDLVTEADKAAEAAILQVLRRHVPDHPILAEESGQLNNTASEYLWAIDPLDGTTNYAHQYPVAAVSVGLLIEGVPHVGAIFDPFRQELFRAATGLGATRDRRPIQVSKTAELGKSILVSGFAYDRRETSDNNYAEFCHLTHLTQGVRRSGSAALDLAYVACGRFDGYWERGLSPWDMAAGIVLVREAGGQVTAYDQSPVVIPSGRILATNQQIHSALSRELLQVSAASAARNDNNVLSQDASHPY; from the coding sequence ATGAGTCACCCGACACCCGAACAACTCCAAATCTTTTTAGATGTTGCCACGGAAGCAGCGCTGGCCGCAGGAGTCATCTTGCAAGATTACTGGGGCCATCTAGAAGCGATCGAAGAGAAAGGCCGTCCCGGAGATTTAGTCACCGAAGCGGACAAGGCGGCAGAAGCGGCAATTTTACAGGTGCTACGTCGCCATGTTCCCGACCATCCCATTTTGGCTGAAGAATCGGGCCAGCTCAACAATACGGCCAGTGAGTATTTGTGGGCGATCGATCCTCTAGACGGCACCACGAATTATGCTCATCAATATCCTGTGGCCGCCGTTTCCGTAGGGCTGCTGATTGAGGGAGTCCCTCATGTCGGCGCTATTTTTGATCCTTTCCGCCAAGAACTGTTTCGAGCTGCTACAGGATTGGGAGCCACTCGCGATCGCCGTCCCATTCAAGTCTCAAAAACCGCTGAACTCGGTAAGAGCATCTTGGTCTCTGGGTTTGCCTACGATCGCCGCGAAACCTCAGACAATAACTATGCCGAATTTTGTCATCTCACTCATCTAACTCAAGGGGTGCGTCGGAGTGGCTCTGCTGCCCTAGATCTCGCCTATGTAGCCTGCGGTCGTTTCGATGGCTATTGGGAGCGGGGGCTATCTCCTTGGGATATGGCAGCGGGCATTGTGTTAGTCCGGGAAGCGGGTGGGCAGGTTACAGCTTACGACCAAAGCCCTGTAGTCATTCCTTCCGGTCGCATTTTAGCTACTAATCAGCAAATTCATAGCGCTTTGAGCCGCGAACTGTTACAGGTGAGCGCTGCATCAGCCGCAAGAAATGATAACAATGTATTAAGTCAGGATGCTAGCCACCCCTACTAA
- a CDS encoding HhoA/HhoB/HtrA family serine endopeptidase, whose protein sequence is MSLSFKQLTIYLALLAIGGGAGAWGTRYLSVERISAANGLVPFLQQPVQELEARSTTLPIPNTSPNFIAAAVERVGPAVVRIDSARTVAENVPEAFRNPMFKRFFGNGAPMPEGRMERGTGSGFILSADGRLMTNAHVVANADTVKVTLKDGRSFNGKVIGADPVTDVAVVKISASSLPVVKLGKSQSLVPGQWAIAIGNPLGLDNTVTAGIISAIGRSSSQVGVPNKRVQFIQTDAAINPGNSGGPLLNEQGEVIGINTAIRADAQGLGFAIPIETAERIAEQLFRSGRAEHPYLGIQMVDLTGEIKEEINRDRELGIKVTQDQGVLIVKVLDGSPASKAGLQQGDVIQKINNKPVRTASEVQEMVEASVVGAQLNLEINRNGKSQRLQVQPSAFPTDEMG, encoded by the coding sequence ATGAGTTTGTCGTTCAAACAACTAACGATTTACCTAGCTTTATTAGCCATTGGTGGTGGTGCAGGAGCGTGGGGTACCCGCTACCTCAGTGTTGAGCGAATCTCTGCGGCCAATGGACTAGTGCCTTTTTTGCAGCAACCTGTGCAGGAGCTAGAAGCTCGCTCCACTACCCTGCCCATTCCCAACACCAGCCCTAACTTTATTGCTGCCGCCGTCGAGAGAGTTGGGCCTGCGGTGGTGCGAATTGATTCGGCGCGAACCGTGGCAGAGAATGTGCCGGAGGCGTTTAGAAACCCCATGTTCAAACGCTTTTTTGGTAATGGTGCTCCCATGCCAGAAGGACGTATGGAGCGAGGCACCGGATCGGGTTTTATTCTGAGTGCTGATGGCCGACTCATGACCAATGCCCATGTGGTCGCCAATGCTGACACCGTCAAAGTTACGCTCAAAGATGGTCGGAGCTTTAACGGCAAAGTGATTGGAGCTGATCCAGTGACGGATGTGGCAGTCGTCAAAATTAGCGCTTCTAGCTTGCCTGTGGTCAAGTTGGGGAAGTCCCAATCCTTAGTACCAGGACAATGGGCGATCGCGATCGGCAATCCTTTAGGTCTAGATAACACCGTTACCGCTGGCATCATCAGCGCCATTGGTCGCTCTAGTTCTCAAGTGGGAGTGCCCAACAAGCGGGTGCAATTTATCCAAACCGATGCCGCGATTAATCCAGGCAACTCTGGTGGGCCTTTGCTAAATGAGCAAGGAGAAGTCATTGGCATCAACACAGCCATTCGGGCTGATGCGCAAGGACTAGGCTTTGCCATTCCCATCGAGACGGCTGAACGCATTGCCGAGCAGCTATTTCGCAGCGGTCGCGCCGAGCATCCCTACCTGGGCATCCAAATGGTTGACTTAACAGGCGAAATTAAAGAGGAAATTAATCGCGATCGCGAGTTAGGCATTAAGGTGACGCAGGATCAAGGCGTCTTGATTGTCAAAGTTTTAGACGGCTCACCCGCTAGCAAGGCAGGTTTGCAGCAGGGGGATGTGATTCAAAAAATCAATAATAAGCCCGTTAGGACTGCTTCTGAAGTGCAGGAGATGGTTGAGGCGAGTGTTGTAGGAGCACAGCTCAATTTAGAAATTAACCGCAACGGCAAATCTCAACGCCTGCAAGTTCAGCCCAGCGCTTTCCCCACCGACGAAATGGGCTGA
- a CDS encoding DnaJ domain-containing protein encodes MSFQLDRGLFKLDFTDHYAILGVPINSDAKEIRKRYLKIARSLHPDSFSSDSEEHKQQATEWLSKLVNPAYEKLSQDKERAEYEVLVRLKGQQAVKEKDSVQILSEVATQLSKASDVDHAYKTTLHELATKQYESPDQMLELTGQISELNFMYLLRKGGAGIPSSQSKNQVGGGAATSNQAGKSPTPAAPAAPPPKLTAVEQYCRRAEELIVRNAFAQAILELRDGLKLEPNNSRCHGLLGMVYLKQNQAKMAKIHIERALQLNPKDEVALEAKQKLDKLSAGTGSQGKTAKAAQSEKPRDSGGGLFGLFGGKKK; translated from the coding sequence ATGTCTTTTCAACTTGACCGAGGGCTATTTAAGCTGGATTTCACTGACCACTACGCTATCCTAGGAGTTCCAATTAATTCGGACGCCAAGGAAATTAGAAAACGCTATCTCAAAATCGCGCGTAGTCTGCACCCAGATAGTTTTTCATCTGATTCTGAAGAACACAAACAGCAAGCGACCGAGTGGTTATCCAAGCTCGTTAATCCAGCCTATGAGAAGTTGTCGCAAGACAAAGAGCGAGCTGAATACGAGGTGCTAGTGCGGCTAAAAGGCCAACAGGCTGTTAAAGAGAAGGATTCTGTTCAGATCTTGAGTGAAGTGGCGACCCAACTCTCTAAAGCCAGCGATGTCGATCATGCTTATAAAACTACACTGCATGAATTGGCAACTAAACAATACGAATCTCCAGACCAAATGCTGGAGCTAACGGGTCAAATTAGTGAACTGAATTTTATGTATCTACTGCGCAAAGGTGGAGCAGGAATTCCGTCTTCGCAGTCTAAAAATCAAGTGGGGGGAGGTGCTGCCACTTCTAATCAAGCAGGCAAGTCCCCTACCCCTGCGGCTCCTGCGGCTCCACCACCCAAACTGACTGCTGTAGAACAATATTGCCGTCGGGCCGAAGAATTGATTGTTAGAAATGCTTTTGCTCAAGCCATTTTAGAACTCCGGGATGGTTTGAAATTAGAACCAAACAACAGCCGCTGTCATGGTTTATTGGGCATGGTGTATTTGAAGCAAAACCAGGCCAAAATGGCTAAGATTCATATTGAGCGAGCGCTACAGCTAAATCCGAAAGATGAAGTCGCTTTGGAAGCGAAGCAAAAATTAGATAAGCTGTCTGCTGGGACTGGCAGCCAAGGTAAGACAGCCAAGGCTGCTCAGTCGGAGAAGCCCCGTGATTCAGGTGGGGGTTTGTTTGGTTTGTTTGGCGGAAAGAAAAAATAA
- a CDS encoding S9 family peptidase, which produces MPSSQVAAYGTWKSPITSDLIVTGTIGLSQAALDGEDIYWLELRPTEAGRTVLVRRTPDGQTVDVTPAPFNVRTRVHEYGGGAYVVHKGTIYFSHFADQRLYHQTLGAEPQPLTPEGNWRYADGVVDESRQRFICVREDHTAGEHEPLNAIASLSLNGDQEAQILVAGNDFYSSPRLSPDGSHLAWLTWNHPNMPWDGTGLWVAAFNPDGSLEQPEKVAGGIAESIFQPEWSPSGILHFISDRTGWWNLYRWQQGQVEALCDRAAEFGEPQWVFGQSTYGFDTSTGSEQIICTYVEQGVTHLARLDPATQELQPIAIPYTVVRGLQVAAGQAVFLTGSPTTSLAIARLDLATGETTVLQRASHLTVDPNYLSEPQAIEFPTENGLTAYAFFYPPKNQDYTAPNGEKPPLLVKSHGGPTAGTSTLLSLSMQYWTSRGIAVLDVDYGGSTGYGRAYRERLKGQWGIVDVDDCVNGARYLAEKGLVDGDRLVIDGGSAGGYTTLCALVFRDVFKAGASYYGVSDLEALARDTHKFESRYLDGLIGPYPERQDLYQARSPVHFCDRLSCPVIFFQGLEDKIVPPSQAEAMVEVLESKGLPVAYIAFEGEQHGFRKAENIKRSLDGELYFYSRVFGFELADAVEPVAIANL; this is translated from the coding sequence ATGCCCTCATCCCAAGTTGCCGCTTACGGTACCTGGAAGTCCCCCATCACTTCAGATTTGATTGTTACAGGTACCATTGGCCTCAGTCAGGCAGCTTTGGATGGAGAGGACATCTACTGGCTGGAGCTACGACCGACAGAAGCAGGCCGAACCGTACTGGTGCGTCGGACCCCCGATGGCCAAACTGTAGATGTCACCCCTGCTCCGTTTAATGTCCGAACTCGTGTGCATGAGTATGGGGGTGGGGCTTACGTCGTTCATAAAGGCACGATTTATTTCTCTCACTTTGCCGACCAACGTCTTTACCACCAAACTCTAGGTGCAGAACCCCAACCCCTTACCCCCGAAGGCAACTGGCGCTATGCCGATGGCGTAGTAGACGAATCTCGACAGCGCTTCATTTGTGTGCGAGAAGACCACACCGCTGGTGAGCATGAACCATTGAACGCGATCGCCAGTCTGAGCTTGAACGGCGACCAAGAAGCGCAGATTTTGGTGGCTGGTAATGACTTCTATTCCTCACCCCGTCTCAGCCCCGATGGTTCGCATTTGGCTTGGTTGACCTGGAACCACCCCAATATGCCTTGGGATGGCACTGGGCTTTGGGTCGCAGCCTTTAATCCTGATGGTTCTCTAGAGCAACCAGAAAAAGTGGCGGGCGGCATTGCAGAATCAATTTTTCAACCCGAATGGTCTCCCAGCGGCATTCTGCACTTTATCTCCGATCGCACCGGATGGTGGAATCTATACCGCTGGCAGCAAGGTCAAGTAGAAGCTTTGTGCGATCGCGCTGCCGAGTTTGGCGAACCGCAGTGGGTGTTTGGTCAATCCACTTACGGGTTTGATACGAGTACTGGCAGTGAGCAAATTATCTGCACCTATGTCGAGCAGGGCGTTACCCATCTGGCTCGGCTAGATCCAGCGACTCAAGAACTCCAGCCAATTGCAATTCCTTATACAGTGGTGCGCGGGTTGCAAGTAGCAGCAGGGCAAGCGGTGTTTTTGACAGGCTCCCCAACTACATCTTTAGCGATCGCCCGACTCGATTTGGCTACAGGTGAAACCACTGTTTTGCAGCGCGCCAGCCACCTGACGGTTGATCCAAATTATTTGTCAGAACCACAAGCGATCGAGTTTCCTACCGAGAACGGTTTGACTGCATACGCTTTCTTCTATCCGCCTAAAAACCAAGACTACACCGCACCCAATGGGGAAAAGCCGCCTTTACTAGTGAAAAGTCATGGTGGCCCTACTGCTGGCACTTCTACGCTTTTAAGCTTGAGTATGCAGTATTGGACGAGCCGAGGCATTGCTGTTTTAGATGTGGATTACGGCGGTAGCACTGGATATGGTCGTGCTTATCGGGAGCGGCTCAAAGGCCAGTGGGGCATTGTGGATGTGGATGATTGCGTCAATGGTGCCCGCTACTTAGCTGAGAAAGGTTTGGTGGATGGCGATCGCTTGGTGATTGATGGGGGAAGCGCGGGCGGCTATACGACGCTTTGTGCTTTGGTGTTTCGAGATGTGTTTAAGGCAGGCGCGAGCTACTACGGAGTCAGCGATTTAGAAGCGCTAGCCAGAGATACTCACAAGTTTGAATCCCGCTATCTCGATGGATTAATCGGCCCCTATCCTGAGCGCCAAGACCTTTATCAAGCGCGATCGCCCGTCCATTTCTGCGATCGCCTTTCCTGCCCTGTGATTTTCTTCCAAGGTTTGGAGGACAAAATTGTGCCGCCTAGCCAAGCCGAAGCAATGGTAGAAGTGCTGGAATCGAAGGGCTTGCCCGTAGCCTATATTGCGTTTGAAGGCGAACAACATGGTTTCCGCAAAGCCGAAAATATTAAGCGATCGCTAGATGGCGAACTCTATTTCTACTCGCGTGTATTTGGCTTCGAGTTAGCCGATGCCGTCGAACCCGTCGCGATCGCCAACCTGTAG
- a CDS encoding M23 family metallopeptidase, whose protein sequence is MSFSRWFLPTLFWLTLFSLSSGVVTPEVRSQVLPGAIAQTSNTSNNLCPKPALERLTRHTVKPGETLESIGQKYNVIPATLMGFNPSLRSGKANPGAEIVIPPYNGVQVSVPAGQTWRDVAATYKVRADVLFEINGCAAKPTTVFVPGVNWSPVGSAPPSISPKDRDNYGLTGYPLPTTATVLLGYGWRLQPAIAQVAFHSGIDLAAPLGTNVLAAGDGVVAFADQQGSYGNLVVINHAGGRQSRYAQLGSIKVKAGQTLKKGTVVGTIGRTGTPSSTATHLHFEVRYTSNLGWVAEDPEPYIQGMKVAKQ, encoded by the coding sequence ATGAGTTTTTCCCGCTGGTTTTTGCCAACTCTGTTCTGGCTCACTTTGTTTTCGCTTAGCAGTGGTGTTGTAACGCCAGAAGTGAGGTCGCAGGTGCTGCCAGGGGCGATCGCTCAAACCTCTAATACCTCCAATAATTTATGTCCAAAGCCTGCCTTAGAGCGTTTGACTCGCCACACGGTCAAGCCTGGTGAAACGCTAGAGAGTATTGGTCAGAAGTACAACGTGATTCCTGCCACCTTAATGGGGTTTAATCCTAGCCTTAGAAGCGGCAAGGCTAATCCTGGTGCAGAGATTGTGATTCCGCCTTACAACGGCGTGCAGGTAAGCGTTCCAGCGGGGCAAACTTGGCGAGATGTCGCAGCGACTTATAAAGTGCGAGCTGATGTATTGTTTGAAATCAACGGTTGCGCCGCCAAACCTACCACTGTTTTTGTCCCCGGTGTGAATTGGTCTCCAGTCGGCTCCGCTCCGCCCAGCATCAGCCCCAAAGATCGCGATAACTACGGCTTGACAGGCTACCCTCTGCCCACCACTGCGACGGTGTTGCTCGGCTACGGTTGGCGGTTACAACCCGCGATCGCTCAAGTCGCCTTTCACAGTGGCATTGACCTTGCGGCTCCCCTAGGCACCAATGTTCTAGCCGCAGGTGATGGCGTCGTGGCTTTTGCAGATCAGCAAGGCAGCTACGGCAATTTAGTCGTGATCAACCATGCGGGTGGACGTCAGAGTCGGTATGCCCAGTTAGGCAGCATCAAAGTCAAGGCAGGCCAAACCCTGAAAAAAGGCACTGTAGTAGGTACGATTGGTAGGACTGGAACGCCTAGCTCGACAGCGACTCACTTGCATTTCGAGGTGCGCTACACCTCCAATTTGGGTTGGGTTGCCGAAGATCCAGAGCCTTACATTCAAGGCATGAAGGTGGCAAAACAATGA
- a CDS encoding DUF760 domain-containing protein has product MVFNPESAKFLGSDSENAQANPLLKYLQHQSPEVLARVAKSVSPEVKQIISHNVQGLVGMLPSEGFNVQITTDRDNLAGLLASAMMTGYFLRQMEQRMELEGVLAGSMSLYEDPSPDA; this is encoded by the coding sequence ATGGTCTTTAACCCTGAAAGTGCTAAGTTCCTTGGCTCTGACTCCGAAAATGCTCAAGCGAATCCGTTGCTGAAATATCTGCAGCACCAGTCGCCTGAGGTGCTAGCGCGAGTCGCTAAGTCGGTCAGTCCTGAGGTGAAACAAATCATTTCCCACAACGTTCAGGGTTTGGTGGGAATGTTACCCAGTGAAGGTTTTAACGTTCAAATTACGACCGATCGTGATAACCTAGCGGGTCTGCTCGCCTCTGCCATGATGACGGGCTATTTCCTGCGTCAAATGGAGCAACGCATGGAACTAGAAGGTGTTTTGGCGGGTTCGATGTCACTGTACGAAGACCCAAGCCCCGACGCATAA
- the scpB gene encoding SMC-Scp complex subunit ScpB: MSDQPTLWEEPPKQTGLASTIEAILYLKAQPLALSEIAKYAGCDRATAEEGLIELIADYAHRDSALEVVETPEGYSLQLRPAFHKLVQTLIPVDLGVGALRTLAAIALRGPIAQADLVNLRGSGAYQHVPELVEQGFVRKRRQSDGRSYWLQVTEKFHQYFQVDKLPIALEPQNSESADEA; encoded by the coding sequence TTGAGCGATCAACCAACGCTGTGGGAAGAGCCGCCAAAACAGACGGGACTCGCCAGCACCATCGAAGCGATTCTTTACTTAAAGGCCCAACCGCTGGCGCTCAGTGAGATTGCCAAATATGCAGGCTGCGATCGCGCCACAGCAGAAGAAGGCTTGATCGAACTCATAGCCGATTATGCCCACCGCGATAGCGCTTTGGAAGTAGTAGAAACTCCAGAGGGCTACAGCCTGCAACTGCGCCCTGCCTTTCATAAGTTAGTTCAAACCTTGATTCCGGTGGATTTGGGGGTGGGGGCTTTACGAACTTTAGCGGCGATTGCCTTGCGTGGCCCGATCGCCCAAGCAGATTTGGTCAACTTGCGCGGCTCCGGTGCCTATCAGCATGTACCAGAATTAGTCGAGCAAGGTTTTGTGCGGAAACGACGACAATCCGATGGGCGATCCTATTGGTTACAAGTGACTGAAAAGTTCCATCAGTACTTCCAGGTAGACAAACTACCGATCGCTTTAGAGCCGCAAAACTCAGAGTCTGCTGATGAAGCGTAA